In Pseudoxanthobacter soli DSM 19599, a single window of DNA contains:
- the aroQ gene encoding type II 3-dehydroquinate dehydratase: MVPILVLNGPNLNRLGKREPGIYGATTLAEIEERCKAAGTRLGLSVDFRQSNHEGVLVDWIHEAADSAKGIALNAGAYTHTSVALHDAIRAVGLPTVELHLSNVHARESFRHHSYIAPAATGVIAGFGPNSYILALEALAAILIPDAA; this comes from the coding sequence ATGGTTCCGATCCTCGTCCTCAACGGACCGAACCTCAACCGCCTCGGCAAGCGCGAGCCCGGCATCTACGGCGCCACCACGCTCGCGGAGATCGAGGAGCGGTGCAAGGCGGCGGGAACGCGGCTCGGCCTCAGTGTGGACTTCCGCCAGTCGAACCACGAAGGCGTGCTGGTCGACTGGATCCACGAAGCGGCCGACAGCGCGAAGGGCATCGCGCTCAATGCCGGCGCCTATACCCACACCTCGGTTGCGCTGCACGATGCCATTCGCGCCGTGGGACTGCCGACCGTCGAACTTCACCTATCCAATGTCCATGCCCGAGAGAGCTTCCGCCACCACTCCTACATCGCGCCCGCCGCGACAGGCGTGATCGCGGGGTTCGGCCCGAACAGCTACATCCTCGCCCTGGAGGCGCTGGCGGCGATCCTCATACCGGATGCCGCCTGA
- the accB gene encoding acetyl-CoA carboxylase biotin carboxyl carrier protein: MTIKKPTIDQSLIRELADLLTETALSEIEVEQGDLRIRIARYAQPTTVMAAPAAASPLAAPAVAAAIPVAPAALDPATNPGTVKSPMVGTAYLAPEPGAKPFIEVGDKIAAGQTLLIVEAMKTMNQIPAPRAGTVTKILIEDGQPVEYGEPLVIVE, encoded by the coding sequence ATGACAATCAAGAAACCGACCATCGACCAGTCGCTGATCCGTGAACTCGCCGACCTGCTGACGGAGACCGCACTCTCCGAGATCGAGGTCGAGCAGGGCGACCTGCGCATCCGCATCGCGCGCTATGCCCAGCCGACCACCGTGATGGCGGCGCCGGCGGCGGCTTCCCCCCTCGCCGCTCCCGCCGTGGCGGCTGCGATCCCGGTTGCGCCGGCTGCGCTCGATCCCGCGACCAATCCCGGCACGGTGAAGTCGCCGATGGTCGGCACCGCCTATCTCGCGCCGGAGCCGGGCGCGAAGCCGTTCATCGAAGTCGGCGACAAGATCGCGGCGGGCCAGACCCTGCTGATCGTCGAGGCGATGAAGACCATGAACCAGATTCCCGCGCCCCGCGCCGGAACGGTGACGAAGATCCTCATCGAGGACGGCCAGCCGGTCGAGTACGGCGAGCCGCTCGTGATCGTCGAGTGA
- the accC gene encoding acetyl-CoA carboxylase biotin carboxylase subunit, translated as MFSKILIANRGEIALRILRACKELGVATVAVHSTADADAMHVRLADESVCIGPPQARDSYLNIPSLLAACEITGAEAVHPGYGFLSENARFAEILAAHGIKFIGPSADHIRIMGDKIEAKRTAKRLGLPVVPGSEGEIRTEEEARRVAAEIGFPLLVKAAAGGGGRGMKVAMTENDLDHALSTARSEAKAAFGDDAVYLERYLGKPRHIEIQVFGDGQGNAVYLGERDCSLQRRHQKVWEEALAPTITQAQREQIGERVAEAMRILRYEGAGTIEFLYENGEFYFIEMNTRLQVEHPVTEMITGIDLVNEQIKVASGEKLSFSQSDVRFNGHAIECRINAEDPATFTPSPGRITYFHPPGGLGVRVDSGVYQGYLIPPYYDSLIGKLIVHGRNREECMNRLRRCLDEFVVDGINTTIPLFRALVNDPDIASGNYDIHWLEGFLARQAAAKA; from the coding sequence ATGTTCTCGAAGATCCTCATCGCCAACCGCGGCGAGATCGCGCTGCGCATCCTGCGGGCCTGCAAGGAGCTCGGGGTCGCGACCGTCGCCGTGCATTCGACGGCCGACGCCGACGCCATGCACGTCCGCCTCGCCGACGAGAGCGTGTGCATCGGCCCGCCGCAGGCGCGCGACAGCTATCTCAACATTCCCTCGCTGCTCGCCGCCTGCGAGATCACCGGTGCCGAGGCCGTTCACCCGGGCTACGGCTTCCTGTCGGAAAACGCCCGGTTCGCCGAGATCCTCGCCGCCCACGGCATCAAGTTCATCGGGCCGAGCGCGGACCACATCCGCATCATGGGCGACAAGATCGAGGCCAAGCGCACCGCGAAGCGCCTCGGCCTGCCGGTTGTGCCGGGGTCCGAAGGCGAGATCCGTACCGAGGAAGAGGCCCGCCGGGTCGCCGCCGAGATCGGATTCCCGCTTTTGGTGAAGGCCGCCGCCGGCGGTGGCGGGCGCGGCATGAAGGTCGCGATGACCGAGAACGACCTCGATCACGCGCTCTCGACCGCCCGCTCGGAGGCTAAGGCCGCCTTCGGCGACGATGCCGTCTATCTCGAGCGCTATCTCGGCAAGCCGCGCCACATCGAAATCCAGGTGTTCGGCGACGGCCAGGGCAATGCGGTCTATCTCGGCGAGCGCGATTGCTCGCTCCAGCGCCGGCACCAGAAGGTTTGGGAGGAGGCCCTCGCCCCGACCATCACCCAGGCCCAGCGCGAGCAGATCGGCGAGCGCGTCGCCGAGGCGATGCGCATCCTTCGCTACGAAGGCGCGGGCACCATCGAGTTCCTCTACGAGAATGGCGAGTTCTATTTCATCGAAATGAACACCCGCCTCCAGGTGGAACATCCGGTGACCGAGATGATCACCGGCATCGATCTGGTTAACGAGCAGATCAAGGTGGCGTCGGGCGAGAAGCTCTCGTTCTCGCAGTCGGACGTGCGCTTCAACGGCCACGCCATCGAATGCCGCATCAATGCCGAGGACCCGGCCACCTTCACGCCGTCGCCCGGCCGGATCACCTATTTCCATCCGCCCGGCGGCCTCGGCGTGCGCGTCGATTCGGGCGTGTATCAGGGCTATCTGATCCCGCCCTATTACGACAGCCTGATCGGCAAGCTGATCGTGCATGGCCGCAATCGCGAAGAGTGCATGAACCGGCTGCGACGCTGCCTCGACGAGTTCGTCGTCGACGGCATCAACACCACGATCCCGCTGTTCCGGGCCCTGGTGAACGATCCGGATATCGCCTCCGGCAACTACGATATCCACTGGCTCGAAGGCTTCCTCGCCCGGCAGGCCGCCGCCAAGGCGTGA
- the aat gene encoding leucyl/phenylalanyl-tRNA--protein transferase, with translation MKNDAVLEITPQVLLKAYACGIFPMAEAADDPSLFWIEPDQRGVLPLDTFHIPRRLARTVRQDVFEVRVDHDFDAVIEACAEPAPGRRKTWISRRIRRLYRDLFDIGHCHTVECWEGGRLVGGLYGVRLGLAFCGESMFSRERDASKVALVHLVARLVAGGFTLLDTQFITEHLSRFGAVEIGRRDYQARLDAAMLGIGDFERLPHDASGAEVLAVIERYQCAS, from the coding sequence ATGAAGAACGACGCCGTCCTGGAAATCACGCCGCAGGTCCTGCTCAAGGCCTATGCGTGCGGCATCTTCCCGATGGCCGAGGCCGCGGACGATCCGAGCCTGTTCTGGATCGAGCCCGATCAGCGCGGCGTGCTGCCGCTCGACACCTTCCACATTCCCCGCCGGCTCGCCCGCACCGTCCGGCAGGACGTGTTCGAGGTCCGCGTCGACCATGATTTCGACGCCGTGATCGAGGCCTGCGCGGAACCGGCGCCCGGACGCCGCAAGACCTGGATCAGCCGCCGCATCCGCCGGCTCTACCGCGACCTGTTCGATATCGGACACTGCCACACCGTGGAATGCTGGGAAGGCGGGCGTCTCGTCGGGGGGCTTTACGGTGTCAGGCTCGGCCTCGCCTTCTGCGGCGAGAGCATGTTTTCGCGCGAGCGGGATGCCTCGAAGGTCGCGCTTGTCCACCTCGTCGCGCGGCTCGTCGCAGGTGGCTTCACCCTGCTCGACACCCAGTTCATCACCGAGCATCTGAGCCGGTTCGGCGCCGTGGAAATCGGGCGGCGCGACTATCAGGCCCGGCTCGATGCGGCCATGCTGGGGATCGGCGATTTCGAGCGCCTGCCGCATGACGCGAGCGGCGCCGAGGTGCTCGCCGTGATCGAACGGTATCAGTGCGCTTCGTAA
- a CDS encoding DUF2155 domain-containing protein, with product MANIRMAGLGTALCVAGAGMSVLSANAAFAQAFSDPPMQGEMAPAPGQPVPLGQPVPLGQPMPLDQQAPQGQPMPQGQPAPQAAPQPAPQQPAPQPQPDPTTQAAPPQETRLSNPVAVFSGLDKITGRIISFDAYIDETVQFGALRVTPRACYSRPSTEAPRTDAFLEVDEITLDNQVRRIFTGWMFAASPGLNAVDHPIYDVWLTDCRVSSEVPPPDGFDASRFTKEGLDLIPRPEGWVSEPLPKPTMGGAGTEVGGGTDQDQPSTDQPED from the coding sequence TTGGCAAATATCCGTATGGCGGGGCTCGGCACGGCGCTGTGCGTCGCAGGCGCCGGCATGTCCGTGCTTTCGGCCAATGCCGCCTTCGCTCAGGCGTTCTCCGATCCGCCGATGCAGGGCGAGATGGCGCCGGCACCAGGCCAGCCGGTGCCCCTCGGTCAGCCGGTCCCTCTCGGTCAGCCGATGCCCCTTGATCAGCAGGCGCCGCAGGGCCAGCCGATGCCGCAGGGCCAGCCCGCTCCGCAGGCCGCGCCCCAGCCCGCACCGCAGCAGCCCGCGCCTCAGCCCCAGCCTGACCCGACGACCCAGGCCGCGCCGCCCCAGGAAACCCGGCTTTCGAACCCCGTGGCGGTGTTCTCCGGCCTCGACAAGATCACCGGCCGCATCATCTCTTTCGATGCCTATATCGACGAGACCGTGCAGTTCGGCGCCCTCAGGGTGACGCCGCGCGCCTGCTACTCGCGCCCGTCGACCGAAGCGCCGCGAACCGACGCCTTCCTCGAGGTCGACGAGATCACTCTCGACAATCAGGTCCGCCGCATCTTCACCGGGTGGATGTTCGCTGCTAGCCCGGGTCTCAACGCCGTCGATCACCCGATCTACGACGTGTGGCTGACGGATTGCCGCGTCTCCTCCGAGGTGCCTCCGCCGGACGGCTTCGATGCCAGCCGCTTCACCAAGGAAGGCCTCGATCTCATTCCCCGTCCGGAAGGCTGGGTCTCCGAGCCGTTGCCGAAGCCGACCATGGGCGGCGCCGGCACCGAGGTCGGCGGCGGGACCGATCAGGACCAGCCGAGCACCGATCAGCCGGAAGACTGA